One Methanofervidicoccus abyssi genomic window, TAGTAAATATTCTCAACATTTACACATCTTCCATCCAAGTTTATCCCTATTTCATTGATTTTATCTATAACTTCTAAAGTATCACAGTTTCCAGGAACCGCCAATATTTTCACACCTTCTTTCTCCTGTAGGTACTTTAAGTAATCTATTACCTTTAAATCTCTACCAAAGTGGGTAATATCTCCTGAGATAACCAATACATCTGGTTTATATAGAAGTACTTTGTTGAGATGGCGATATCTACCATGTAGGTCAGTTATTCCCACTATTCTCATAGTATCCCTTAATATTTCTTAATTTGTAATAATTAATAATTAATATAAATAATATTTACAATTCCCTATAAAAAAGGTGATTCAATGGATGATAGAGATATTCATTTACGGAAGTTGGAACATCTGTTGATCTGTAATCACTGTGATGTGGAGTATAGAAAAAGTACCCTCTTTAACGCTATAGAGTTAATACATAGGGGCGTATCCAACTGTAATTTAAAGGATATAGACATTACAATAGATTTATTTGGAAAAAAGTTAAATGCTCCTCTCATTGTAACTGCAATAACTGGGGGCCATCCCAAGGCCAAAGAGATAAACAGGAATATAGCAAAGGCTGTGGAAGAACTTAACTTGGGGATGGGCGTAGGTTCTCAAAGGGCAGGTATATTAGATAGTAGTGTGGTAGATACCTATGCAGTAGTAAGGGATTACGATATTCCCCTTGTTATAGGTAATTTAGGAGCTGTCAACTTTATAGTGGATCGCTGGGATGAAGAGACTGTAGAGAGTGCTGTTGAGATGATCGATGCAGATGCCATGGCTATACATTTCAACCCACTTCAGGAGGCTATTCAACCAGAGGGAGATACTAACTTTAAAGATATACATATACTCAAGGATGTTATATCCAAGTATAAGAAGATGTACAGGAATATACCATTTATAGCTAAGCAGGTAGGGGAGGGGTTCTCTAAGGAGGATGCAATAATCTTAAAGGAAATAGGTTTTGATGCAATAGATGTAGCTGGGAGTGGTGGCACTTCCTGGGCCATGGTAGAGTACTACAGGATAAAGGAAAGAGAGTTTAGGGAATTCTCGGGGAGATTCTTAGAGTGGGGCATACCTACTGCAGCTTCTCTACTCCTTGTTAAGAATGTTTTCCCAGGTATTATTATTGCAAGTGGTGGTATAAGATCTGGAGTAGATATGGCAAAATCTATCGCCATAGGTGCCCACTGTTGTGGAGTTGCACTACCTGTGTTGAAGGCTGCCCTCAAAGATGCCAGAGAAGTGGTAAAAGTCCTTGAGAGGATGATAAAGGAGCTGAAAACAACCCTATTTTTAGTAGGTTGTGAAAATATAGAGGAACTTAGAAAGACTAAATATATAATAAAGAGTGAGTTAAGAGAATGGTTGAATATAAAAGATTAAAGGATGTATAATATTGTTAGGTTTAAAAAATAATACTTTATTATTATAATTATTGTAATTATAATATATATAACAATTATTAAAAAATACACCACTGTTATTAATAGATTTCATCTCTCTATCAATATACAAGGTACCTTATATTTACTTTAATGGGGGGTAATAAACTGTGGTTTATATTGTTGTTAGTCCAAGTATATATCGATATGTACTTACAAAGTAATATTTTTTTAATATAATATCGGTAAAACAGAATTGATTAAATAGTCTTATCGGTACTGATACTGTTAGTATTGTTGATTTATTTTTTATTTTAAAAAATACAAGGAAGTGGTGGATTTGCAGTTGGAAGTAGTTGCTATTGGAGGATACGAGGAAGTTGGAAGAAATATGACAGCCGTTAACGTAGATGGTGAAATAATAATATTCGACATGGGCCTAAAGCTAGACAGGGTGTTGATACATGAAGATACAGATATATCTAAGATGCACAGTTTGAATTTAATTGAGATGGGTGTAATTCCAGATGATACCGTTATGAAGAATATTGAAGGAGAGGTTAAGGCTATAGTAGTCTCTCATGGACACCTGGATCACATAGGGGCAATAACGAAATTGGCCCATAGATACAACGCCCCAATTATAGGAACACCTTACACCATAGAACTTATTAAGAGAGAGATACTAAGTGAAAAAAAGTTCGATGTAAGAAATCCCTTAGTTACACTAAATGCAAAGGAATCTATAGATTTAACACCTAATCTAACCTTGGAGTTTATAAATATAACCCACAGTATCCCAGATTCAGTTCTTCCAGTTCTACATACACCTTACGGTGCTATAGTCTATGGAAACGACTTTAAATTTGACAACTTTCCTGTTGTAGGAGAGAGACCAGATTACAGAGCTATAAAAAAGTTAGGTAAACAGGGAGTACTATGTATGATATCAGAGAGTACAAGGGTTGATTTTGAGGGAAAGACACCTTCTGAAAAGGTGGCCTCAGATCTTTTAAAAAATGATCTGTTAGGTGCAGATAACCAGTCAAATGCGGTAATAGTTACAACCTTCTCTTCCCATATAGCCAGAATAAAGTCTGCAACAGAGATCGCAGAGAAGATGGGTAGGATTCCCCTACTTATAGGTAGATCGATGGTGAAATACTGTGGTATAGCAGAGGACATTGGCATCGTCAAGTTTCCAGAAAATACAAGAATGACGGGGGATCCTTCTGCTGTAGATAGAATATTCCGCCAGATAATGAAGGAAGGTAAGGAGAACTACTTACTTATAGTAACTGGACATCAGGGAGAAGATGGTGCTGTACTATCTCGGATGGTAACTGATAAGACACCTTTTAAATTTGAGAAGTATGACCAGGTTGTATTCTCTGCAGATGTAATTCCAAATCCTATGAACGCCGCCCAGAGGTATATGTTAGAGGCTCGTTTAAAGAGACTGGGAGTGAGAATATTCAAGGGAGCCCATGTATCTGGCCATGCCTCAAAGGAGGATCACAGGGACATGATAAGGTGGGTTAACCCTGAGCATATTATCCCTTCCCATGGTGATTTTAACCTTACAACTGCCTATGCTAAATTGACAGAGGAAGAGGGATATAGGCTAGGAGAAGATGTGCATCTACTTAGAAACGGCCAAAGTTTGAAGTTCGAGAGGATTATATAAAAATCCAAAAATAGAGGATATCGCAAAAATAATCAGAAAATTTATAATTATTTTAATAACAAGTAGGTGAAAAAGATGGAACTCTTTGATAAAAATATCTTGTTCCTAATAGATAAAGAATTAAACA contains:
- the fni gene encoding type 2 isopentenyl-diphosphate Delta-isomerase; the protein is MDDRDIHLRKLEHLLICNHCDVEYRKSTLFNAIELIHRGVSNCNLKDIDITIDLFGKKLNAPLIVTAITGGHPKAKEINRNIAKAVEELNLGMGVGSQRAGILDSSVVDTYAVVRDYDIPLVIGNLGAVNFIVDRWDEETVESAVEMIDADAMAIHFNPLQEAIQPEGDTNFKDIHILKDVISKYKKMYRNIPFIAKQVGEGFSKEDAIILKEIGFDAIDVAGSGGTSWAMVEYYRIKEREFREFSGRFLEWGIPTAASLLLVKNVFPGIIIASGGIRSGVDMAKSIAIGAHCCGVALPVLKAALKDAREVVKVLERMIKELKTTLFLVGCENIEELRKTKYIIKSELREWLNIKD
- a CDS encoding RNase J family beta-CASP ribonuclease; the encoded protein is MQLEVVAIGGYEEVGRNMTAVNVDGEIIIFDMGLKLDRVLIHEDTDISKMHSLNLIEMGVIPDDTVMKNIEGEVKAIVVSHGHLDHIGAITKLAHRYNAPIIGTPYTIELIKREILSEKKFDVRNPLVTLNAKESIDLTPNLTLEFINITHSIPDSVLPVLHTPYGAIVYGNDFKFDNFPVVGERPDYRAIKKLGKQGVLCMISESTRVDFEGKTPSEKVASDLLKNDLLGADNQSNAVIVTTFSSHIARIKSATEIAEKMGRIPLLIGRSMVKYCGIAEDIGIVKFPENTRMTGDPSAVDRIFRQIMKEGKENYLLIVTGHQGEDGAVLSRMVTDKTPFKFEKYDQVVFSADVIPNPMNAAQRYMLEARLKRLGVRIFKGAHVSGHASKEDHRDMIRWVNPEHIIPSHGDFNLTTAYAKLTEEEGYRLGEDVHLLRNGQSLKFERII